The Methanomicrobiales archaeon genome has a segment encoding these proteins:
- a CDS encoding tetratricopeptide repeat protein, whose protein sequence is MSDLIDGIFASVSRRLRKSACLHAPIRGAPGGSAGGAAEKAGNECRSLLNRGKRLMNAGRYPEAIACCDDLLTACDSFPLAWFIKGTCYARTGSYSDAIACYAKATGIDPGYTGAWNRWGVCLMHLERFGEAVRCFEHALEVNARYTAAWCNRGIALEKLGRYREASSSFDRAIEADPDYAEAWIRKGSCLKELGERDEGERCSARGEALRRRRRRAQESAGIPPGRLTLGDK, encoded by the coding sequence ATGTCCGATCTGATAGATGGCATTTTCGCATCGGTCTCAAGAAGGCTGCGGAAGAGCGCCTGCCTTCACGCGCCAATCCGGGGGGCCCCCGGCGGAAGTGCGGGAGGTGCGGCGGAGAAGGCAGGCAATGAATGCCGCAGCCTCCTCAACCGCGGAAAACGGCTGATGAACGCGGGGCGATACCCGGAGGCGATCGCGTGCTGCGACGATCTCCTCACCGCATGCGACAGCTTCCCGCTGGCCTGGTTCATCAAGGGTACGTGCTATGCACGGACAGGCAGCTACTCGGACGCCATCGCATGCTACGCGAAAGCTACCGGCATCGATCCCGGGTACACGGGTGCCTGGAACCGGTGGGGTGTGTGCCTCATGCACCTGGAGAGGTTCGGAGAAGCCGTCCGATGCTTCGAGCATGCGCTCGAGGTAAATGCAAGATATACGGCCGCCTGGTGCAACAGAGGGATCGCGCTGGAGAAGCTGGGCAGGTACAGAGAGGCATCCTCCAGTTTCGATCGGGCGATCGAGGCAGATCCCGATTACGCCGAAGCCTGGATCCGGAAAGGCTCCTGCCTGAAGGAGCTGGGCGAGAGAGATGAGGGAGAACGCTGCAGTGCGAGGGGCGAAGCCCTCCGGAGGCGCAGGAGGAGGGCGCAGGAATCTGCCGGTATTCCTCCCGGGCGGCTCACCCTGGGAGATAAATAA
- a CDS encoding 4Fe-4S dicluster domain-containing protein, with translation MRFPMVAELLRQLFRKPATNPFPAKYLPPSMTQFLQKASRGEAAIHPPVEVPPQYRGKLAKVGEECTGCGLCVRICPGNAIELVPETKQIRIYIPSCVFCGQCTEICPKGGLAMSEIFLLADTDRYSANLVVE, from the coding sequence GTGAGATTTCCGATGGTCGCCGAGCTTCTGAGGCAGCTCTTCCGGAAGCCGGCCACGAATCCGTTCCCGGCGAAGTACCTGCCGCCGTCGATGACCCAGTTCCTGCAGAAGGCGTCCCGGGGGGAGGCGGCGATCCACCCGCCGGTGGAAGTCCCGCCGCAGTATCGCGGGAAGCTGGCGAAGGTGGGCGAGGAGTGCACGGGCTGCGGTCTCTGCGTGCGGATCTGTCCGGGCAACGCGATCGAGCTCGTCCCGGAGACCAAGCAGATCCGGATCTACATACCTTCTTGCGTCTTCTGCGGGCAGTGCACCGAGATCTGCCCCAAGGGCGGCCTCGCGATGAGCGAGATCTTCCTCCTCGCCGACACCGACCGCTACTCCGCGAATCTTGTCGTGGAATAG
- a CDS encoding NADH-quinone oxidoreductase subunit H translates to MPLVTEIVLTVGGILAVTVFAIVVGLLYLGIDRKITAHMQARIGPPVTQPFTDVAKLLTKESIVPGDSIPLLFNMAPLIALAGGIAILFYLPIGGFPPLLGGSGDLVLVMYLLTVPALAMVAGGFASGSPYATVGAQREMVTMMAYELPIAIIVIAIAWRLAVAGVALPFALTTIAANPLWGVLGPLGIVGFAILLLVLLLVTPAEVSRIPFDTPEAETELAGGLLVEYSGRNLALFQIAHGVRTIAISALVVALFFPYAIAPVLGIGGIAAGIADTLFFLAKLFAVMFVSISLIRVAAARLRITQVVSFYWTYLGGLGILGLALIVLDAGVLL, encoded by the coding sequence ATGCCGCTCGTGACCGAGATCGTGCTGACCGTGGGGGGCATCCTCGCCGTCACGGTCTTTGCCATCGTCGTCGGGCTCCTCTACCTTGGGATCGACCGAAAGATCACCGCCCACATGCAGGCCCGCATCGGCCCGCCCGTCACCCAGCCCTTCACGGACGTGGCGAAACTGCTCACGAAGGAGAGCATCGTGCCGGGGGACTCCATACCGCTCCTCTTCAACATGGCCCCGCTGATCGCCCTCGCCGGGGGGATCGCGATTCTGTTCTACCTGCCCATCGGGGGCTTTCCTCCGCTGCTCGGGGGGAGCGGGGATCTGGTCCTCGTCATGTACCTGCTCACGGTGCCGGCGCTCGCGATGGTCGCAGGCGGGTTCGCTTCCGGCTCCCCCTACGCGACGGTAGGGGCGCAGAGGGAGATGGTGACGATGATGGCCTACGAGCTGCCCATCGCCATCATCGTCATCGCGATCGCATGGCGGCTCGCCGTTGCGGGTGTTGCGCTCCCGTTTGCGCTCACCACGATCGCCGCCAACCCCCTCTGGGGGGTGCTCGGGCCGCTCGGCATCGTCGGCTTTGCGATCCTCCTGCTGGTGCTCCTGCTTGTGACGCCGGCCGAAGTATCCCGCATCCCCTTCGACACCCCGGAGGCGGAGACGGAGCTGGCGGGCGGGCTTCTCGTCGAGTACTCCGGGCGGAACCTCGCACTCTTCCAGATCGCCCACGGGGTGAGGACGATCGCCATCTCCGCCCTGGTGGTGGCGCTCTTCTTCCCGTATGCGATCGCGCCGGTGCTCGGTATCGGCGGCATCGCCGCCGGGATCGCGGACACCCTCTTCTTCCTCGCGAAGCTCTTTGCCGTGATGTTCGTCTCCATCAGTCTGATCCGGGTGGCGGCAGCCCGTCTGCGGATTACCCAGGTGGTCTCGTTTTACTGGACCTACCTCGGCGGGCTCGGCATCCTGGGTCTCGCCCTCATCGTGCTGGATGCGGGGGTGCTGCTGTGA
- a CDS encoding nickel-dependent hydrogenase large subunit produces the protein MAASDRKKKSLINVPIGPAHPALKEPVQFTFQMDGERIEKVDYAPGQAHRGIEWMGMRRNPIRTLYLSERICGICGISHSFALCQAVEKIAGIEVPERAQYIRTIIAELERIHSHLLWAGVAAHELGFDSLLFLSWREREDVMDLLEYISGNRVNYGMNQFGGVRRDITPEQYPRVRQSLEHYRSIFDHLATLFLKDTTIQLRTRDTGILTKEDALRLCAVGPSTRASGVKKDVRQDFPYAAYADLDVHAITPDELTGEVRGDVYDRIVVRLLEVAQSVEIIDQCLKDMPEGEILAERKIPKLLATLRKAKGEAIGRVEAPRGEDMHYVRMAGKEPLDIWKVKASTYSNIMSWVPMLEGEQIADIPIVVASIDPCLSCTDRVAIVQDGRKEILTRDDLHRLSVEKTRRLERCRS, from the coding sequence ATGGCAGCAAGTGACAGGAAGAAAAAATCCTTAATCAACGTCCCCATCGGGCCGGCGCACCCCGCACTCAAGGAACCGGTCCAGTTCACCTTCCAGATGGACGGGGAGCGGATCGAGAAGGTGGACTACGCGCCGGGGCAGGCGCACCGCGGGATCGAGTGGATGGGGATGCGGAGGAACCCCATCCGCACCCTATACCTCTCCGAGCGCATCTGCGGGATCTGCGGCATCTCCCACTCCTTCGCCCTCTGCCAGGCGGTGGAGAAGATCGCGGGGATCGAGGTGCCGGAGCGGGCGCAGTACATCCGCACCATCATCGCCGAGCTGGAACGGATCCACTCCCACCTCCTCTGGGCGGGAGTCGCCGCCCACGAGCTCGGGTTCGACTCGCTCCTCTTCCTCTCCTGGCGGGAGCGGGAGGACGTGATGGATCTGCTGGAGTACATCTCCGGCAACCGCGTGAACTACGGGATGAACCAGTTCGGCGGCGTGCGGCGGGACATCACGCCTGAGCAGTACCCGCGGGTGAGGCAGTCCCTCGAGCACTACCGCAGTATCTTCGACCACCTGGCGACGCTGTTCCTGAAGGACACGACGATCCAGCTCCGCACGCGGGACACCGGCATCCTGACAAAGGAGGACGCGCTCCGGCTCTGCGCCGTGGGCCCGAGCACCCGCGCCTCCGGGGTCAAGAAGGACGTGCGGCAGGACTTCCCCTACGCGGCGTACGCGGATCTGGACGTCCACGCGATCACGCCGGACGAACTGACGGGCGAGGTGCGGGGGGACGTGTACGACCGCATCGTGGTGCGGCTCCTGGAGGTCGCCCAGTCGGTTGAGATCATCGATCAGTGTCTGAAGGACATGCCGGAGGGAGAGATCCTGGCGGAGCGGAAGATTCCGAAGCTTCTGGCAACCCTGCGGAAAGCGAAGGGCGAGGCGATCGGGCGCGTGGAAGCGCCGCGGGGCGAGGACATGCACTACGTGCGGATGGCCGGCAAGGAACCGCTCGATATCTGGAAGGTGAAGGCGTCCACCTACAGCAACATCATGTCCTGGGTGCCGATGCTGGAAGGGGAGCAGATCGCGGATATCCCGATCGTCGTCGCCTCGATCGATCCCTGCCTATCCTGCACGGATCGGGTCGCGATCGTGCAGGACGGCAGGAAAGAGATCCTCACGCGGGACGACCTGCACCGTCTCTCGGTCGAGAAGACGCGGAGGCTGGAACGATGCCGCTCGTGA
- a CDS encoding NADH-quinone oxidoreductase subunit C gives MRERVQEPQEILEVFQKRFGTGIRSAEIREYRYGRKKNANREIWIRVDRSIFRDLISALVAIDYPHLGVISGADNGEEVELIYHLFIYYGEHLRETAVNIGVSLPKSDLTIPTITDIIPGALTSEREKQEMLGVTVEGIPDARRLFLPDDFPAGVYPWRKDASGVPDEMVKNLSEVGRPAYREAHRPVVEPGGGVCETCAGEGEHGSK, from the coding sequence ATGAGAGAGAGAGTCCAGGAACCGCAGGAGATCCTTGAGGTTTTCCAGAAGCGGTTCGGCACGGGCATCCGCAGCGCCGAGATCCGGGAGTATCGCTACGGACGGAAGAAGAACGCCAACCGCGAGATCTGGATCCGGGTCGATCGCTCGATCTTCCGCGACCTGATCTCGGCGCTGGTTGCGATCGACTACCCTCACCTCGGGGTGATCTCCGGCGCGGACAACGGCGAGGAGGTGGAGCTCATCTACCACCTCTTCATCTACTACGGGGAGCACCTGCGGGAGACGGCGGTGAACATCGGGGTCTCGCTCCCGAAGTCCGACCTGACGATCCCGACAATCACCGATATCATCCCGGGCGCCCTCACGAGCGAGCGGGAGAAGCAGGAGATGCTCGGGGTGACGGTGGAAGGGATACCCGATGCAAGGCGGCTCTTCCTGCCGGACGATTTTCCCGCCGGTGTGTACCCCTGGAGAAAGGACGCGAGCGGCGTCCCCGATGAGATGGTGAAAAACCTCTCGGAGGTGGGCAGGCCCGCCTACCGGGAGGCGCACAGGCCCGTGGTGGAGCCGGGCGGCGGGGTCTGCGAGACCTGTGCCGGGGAGGGGGAGCATGGCAGCAAGTGA
- a CDS encoding NADH-quinone oxidoreductase subunit B family protein has protein sequence MKSLRSFKKSLWVYHFNSGSCNGCEIEIVAAITPRYDPERFGIRLVGSPRHADVMLVTGPVTRKMEPRLRRVYAQMPDPKMVVVVGVCGSSGSPFYESYNLVGPVDQVIPVDVYVPGCPPRPEGILYGVVKAVEKLEQLEGKA, from the coding sequence ATGAAATCTCTGCGATCGTTCAAGAAATCGCTATGGGTCTACCATTTCAACTCGGGCTCCTGCAATGGATGCGAGATCGAGATCGTCGCTGCAATCACGCCCCGCTACGATCCCGAACGGTTCGGGATCCGGCTGGTGGGGTCCCCGCGGCACGCCGACGTGATGCTCGTCACCGGACCCGTGACCCGCAAGATGGAGCCGAGGCTCCGCCGCGTATACGCCCAGATGCCCGATCCGAAAATGGTGGTGGTGGTGGGTGTCTGCGGGTCATCGGGGAGCCCGTTCTACGAGTCCTACAACCTTGTCGGCCCCGTGGATCAGGTGATTCCCGTGGACGTCTACGTGCCGGGCTGCCCGCCGCGGCCGGAAGGGATTCTCTACGGCGTGGTGAAGGCGGTCGAGAAGCTGGAGCAGCTGGAGGGGAAGGCATGA
- a CDS encoding hydrogenase, with protein MALETALETGYGFWDPLVWILAVAIAAAVAYLIWRAGEEGYKRGTAQTEAFLSGNVQPEKGAIHVRAGNLYWGFLEALAQYYRRTVPVHTGVLNDYVLWFLGITALIIVIIGLMP; from the coding sequence ATGGCTCTGGAGACCGCGCTCGAGACCGGCTACGGGTTCTGGGACCCCCTGGTCTGGATCCTCGCCGTCGCGATCGCCGCTGCCGTCGCCTACCTGATCTGGCGGGCAGGGGAGGAGGGCTACAAGCGGGGAACCGCCCAGACCGAGGCATTCCTCTCCGGGAACGTCCAGCCGGAGAAGGGAGCCATCCACGTCCGGGCGGGAAATCTCTACTGGGGGTTTTTAGAGGCCCTGGCGCAGTACTACCGGCGGACTGTCCCCGTTCATACGGGCGTGCTGAACGACTACGTGCTCTGGTTCCTCGGGATCACGGCACTCATCATAGTGATCATAGGGCTGATGCCATGA
- a CDS encoding proton-conducting transporter membrane subunit, with amino-acid sequence MNGDLIVQNAPALLIAVPLLAAFSMPLVGRISRFARNLWAVLAMGFTAFFAAVLAYAVYTTGTVIYVFGAAAPHLAIPLDSGGIPVRIVFTVDAMGALMELIAAIVGLSVILYSLAGDSGRSRLESYYTLFLLMITAVFGMVSTGDLFNFFVFLEISALASSALVAYRIDHGRAVEAGIKYAILSTLGALLVLVAVGIFYGQYNFLNIAAIASRMQYTLLDEIALALLVGALAMKAGAVPMHFWTPDAYSMAPSSVTAMLVVTSQASLYGLFRVIFSLYNITLNASTVGWIIIVLGVLSMVVGVTMALPQKDVKRLMAYHAISQTGYMLLGVGVGIAVLNDPAALSAFGFTAMSGGIFHIFNHAMYKGLLFLTAGAIIHRVGHQDMNRMGGLGHTMPFTMVFFIIGALAIAGIPPFNGFASKLLIYESVFLFNPLLSIIAMVVSVLTLASFVKVFHSIFMGPRLPEYTEAEEVPLSMLVGMGILAAVVIVFGIFPEVVVNVLIEPAARALVDQGGYIAAVLGGA; translated from the coding sequence ATGAACGGGGATCTGATCGTCCAGAACGCACCGGCGCTCCTTATCGCCGTGCCGCTCCTGGCGGCGTTTTCGATGCCCCTCGTCGGGAGAATCAGCCGCTTCGCCCGGAACCTCTGGGCGGTGCTGGCGATGGGGTTCACGGCCTTCTTTGCCGCCGTGCTCGCGTATGCCGTCTACACGACGGGGACCGTGATCTACGTCTTCGGGGCGGCAGCCCCGCATCTGGCCATCCCCCTGGACTCGGGCGGCATCCCGGTGCGGATCGTCTTCACTGTGGACGCGATGGGCGCTCTCATGGAGCTGATCGCCGCGATCGTCGGGCTGTCCGTGATCCTATACTCTCTCGCCGGCGACAGCGGACGCTCCCGCCTGGAGAGCTACTACACGCTCTTCCTGCTGATGATCACCGCGGTCTTTGGCATGGTCTCCACGGGCGACCTCTTCAACTTCTTCGTCTTCCTGGAGATCTCCGCCCTCGCCTCGTCGGCGCTCGTCGCCTACAGAATCGACCACGGGCGGGCGGTCGAGGCGGGGATCAAGTACGCCATCCTCTCCACCCTGGGCGCCCTCCTGGTGCTGGTGGCGGTCGGAATCTTCTACGGCCAGTACAATTTCCTGAACATCGCTGCCATCGCTTCCCGGATGCAGTATACGCTGCTGGACGAGATCGCCCTGGCGCTGCTGGTAGGCGCGCTCGCCATGAAGGCGGGAGCGGTCCCGATGCACTTCTGGACGCCGGACGCCTACTCCATGGCACCCTCCTCTGTCACCGCGATGCTGGTCGTGACCAGCCAGGCCAGCCTCTACGGCCTCTTCCGCGTCATCTTCAGCCTCTACAACATCACCCTGAACGCATCCACCGTCGGCTGGATCATCATCGTCCTCGGCGTGCTCTCCATGGTGGTGGGCGTGACGATGGCGCTGCCGCAGAAGGACGTCAAGCGGCTCATGGCCTACCACGCGATCTCCCAGACCGGCTACATGCTTCTCGGCGTCGGCGTGGGGATCGCTGTCCTCAACGATCCGGCAGCGCTCTCCGCGTTCGGTTTCACGGCGATGTCGGGCGGGATCTTCCACATCTTCAACCACGCGATGTACAAGGGGCTGCTCTTCCTGACCGCGGGGGCGATCATCCACCGCGTCGGCCACCAGGACATGAACCGTATGGGCGGTCTCGGGCACACGATGCCGTTCACCATGGTCTTCTTCATCATCGGCGCGCTCGCCATCGCGGGTATTCCGCCGTTCAACGGGTTTGCCTCGAAACTTCTCATCTACGAGTCGGTCTTCCTCTTCAACCCGCTCCTCTCCATCATCGCGATGGTTGTGTCGGTACTTACCCTGGCCTCGTTTGTCAAGGTGTTCCACTCAATCTTTATGGGGCCGCGGCTCCCAGAGTACACGGAGGCAGAGGAAGTTCCGCTGTCCATGCTCGTCGGTATGGGGATCCTGGCGGCGGTCGTGATCGTCTTCGGGATCTTCCCGGAGGTGGTGGTGAACGTGCTGATCGAGCCGGCCGCCCGCGCCCTGGTGGACCAGGGGGGCTACATCGCCGCTGTGCTGGGAGGTGCGTGA
- a CDS encoding cation:proton antiporter subunit C, protein MLYNVPLITVALLALIGLFTILTRRNLVKILLGLTVFESSVNLFLITLGYREGGIAPIYTGAPSPFMVMPTVQALTLTSIVIGVATSAMLLSFAIVIYRRYGTVDTEKIRRLRE, encoded by the coding sequence ATGCTTTACAACGTGCCTCTCATCACCGTGGCGCTGCTCGCCCTGATCGGGCTCTTCACGATTCTCACACGGAGGAACCTGGTGAAGATCCTGCTCGGGCTCACCGTGTTCGAGTCCTCGGTCAATCTCTTCCTGATCACCCTCGGCTACAGGGAAGGCGGCATTGCGCCGATCTACACGGGTGCCCCCTCCCCGTTCATGGTCATGCCCACGGTGCAGGCGCTGACGCTCACATCGATCGTGATCGGCGTGGCCACGAGCGCGATGCTCCTCTCTTTTGCGATCGTCATCTACCGTAGGTATGGAACCGTGGATACGGAGAAGATACGGAGGCTGCGCGAATGA
- a CDS encoding MnhB domain-containing protein has protein sequence MLKKVKREANRMQMSKIVRTAANLLYPFVLTFGFYVIIHGHLTPGGGFQGGAVIATGTVLVIIAHEYSAVSKRITKEGMSIRESFGLLLFLVSALAALAVGGAFFANWLANSGILLFGNPVPAGPNPGDLLTGGVVPIMNVAVGLEVWGGLSLILLYMLSSVSRGES, from the coding sequence ATGCTGAAGAAGGTGAAACGGGAGGCGAACCGCATGCAGATGAGTAAGATCGTCCGTACCGCGGCGAACCTGCTCTACCCTTTCGTCCTGACCTTCGGGTTCTACGTCATCATCCACGGCCACCTGACTCCCGGGGGCGGGTTCCAGGGCGGAGCGGTGATTGCCACCGGTACCGTGCTCGTGATCATCGCCCACGAGTACAGCGCCGTATCGAAACGGATCACAAAGGAGGGGATGAGCATCCGCGAGTCCTTCGGACTCCTCCTCTTCCTGGTATCTGCCCTCGCCGCGCTCGCCGTGGGCGGTGCGTTCTTCGCGAACTGGCTTGCGAACAGCGGTATCCTCCTGTTCGGCAATCCCGTGCCCGCAGGACCGAATCCCGGTGATCTGCTGACAGGCGGCGTCGTGCCCATCATGAACGTTGCCGTCGGGCTGGAGGTGTGGGGAGGACTCTCCCTGATCCTCCTCTACATGCTCTCCAGCGTCTCCAGGGGGGAATCCTGA
- a CDS encoding DUF4040 domain-containing protein — protein sequence MIETVLHLLVLIGLAVSALLIYWFRDLLAAAIAAGLFSFLVSVEFYILQAPDVAIAQASIGAGLTTAIFIVTIRTVGREEGSP from the coding sequence ATGATCGAGACCGTCCTGCACCTTCTGGTGCTTATCGGACTCGCCGTCTCTGCGCTCCTGATCTACTGGTTCCGGGACCTTCTGGCCGCCGCCATCGCGGCGGGTCTCTTCAGCTTCCTGGTGTCGGTCGAGTTCTACATCCTTCAGGCGCCGGACGTTGCGATCGCTCAGGCCTCGATCGGGGCCGGCCTCACCACCGCAATCTTCATCGTCACCATCCGCACCGTCGGTCGGGAGGAGGGGAGTCCATGA
- the mnhG gene encoding monovalent cation/H(+) antiporter subunit G: protein MDPRDILLISLLAVGLFFNGLGVLGLLRFPDVYTRLHATTKATTFGSIFTSLTVVVYGLYNLSASADGQYLTLALHTLVAVFALAITNATGAHAIARAAHRSGVRPSPAVVDRLAEVKR from the coding sequence GTGGATCCACGGGACATCCTTCTGATCTCCCTGCTGGCCGTCGGGCTCTTCTTCAACGGGCTCGGTGTGCTCGGGCTCCTGCGGTTCCCGGACGTCTACACCCGCCTGCACGCGACCACCAAGGCGACCACCTTCGGTTCGATCTTCACATCCCTAACCGTGGTCGTCTACGGGCTCTACAACCTCTCTGCCTCGGCAGACGGGCAGTATCTCACCCTCGCCCTCCACACCCTGGTGGCGGTCTTCGCCCTCGCGATCACCAACGCCACGGGGGCGCATGCCATCGCCCGCGCCGCCCACCGCAGCGGGGTGCGCCCGAGCCCCGCGGTCGTGGACCGCCTTGCGGAGGTGAAGCGATGA
- a CDS encoding monovalent cation/H+ antiporter complex subunit F, translating to MIDPWFSAAMVIAAFIALATIRLARGPTAADRAVALDTVNTFVVAILILLGVAFQQFIFVDVAIVYALLSFVSTIFIAKYLGGEL from the coding sequence ATGATCGACCCCTGGTTTTCGGCGGCGATGGTCATCGCCGCGTTCATCGCCCTTGCCACCATCCGCCTCGCCCGGGGGCCGACGGCAGCCGATCGAGCGGTCGCCCTGGACACAGTCAATACCTTCGTCGTCGCGATCCTGATCCTGCTCGGCGTCGCCTTCCAGCAGTTCATCTTCGTCGATGTGGCGATCGTCTACGCACTGCTCTCGTTCGTCTCCACCATCTTCATCGCCAAGTACCTGGGAGGCGAGCTGTAG
- a CDS encoding Na+/H+ antiporter subunit E gives MIPFVVTALFAFLIYLLLAAGSGDLLVWSPAELAMGLLLALLVAAASRTFFAGRGDYRMANPLRWLLLLFYIVPFFLEMAKANLDVAYRVITGRIRPGIVRVRSGLATDLGAVMLADSITLTPGTLSVDIDETNDLFIHVINIPPGEEGKDIVEAGDLFTFTDIPAWIRRIAE, from the coding sequence ATGATTCCGTTTGTCGTGACGGCATTGTTTGCATTCCTGATCTACCTGCTGCTGGCGGCCGGCAGCGGCGATCTCCTCGTCTGGTCCCCGGCGGAACTGGCGATGGGGCTACTGCTGGCGCTGCTGGTCGCAGCGGCTTCCCGGACCTTCTTTGCGGGGAGGGGGGACTACCGGATGGCGAACCCGCTGCGGTGGCTTCTGCTTCTCTTCTACATCGTGCCCTTCTTCCTGGAGATGGCAAAAGCCAATCTGGACGTGGCCTACCGCGTCATCACCGGCCGCATCCGCCCGGGCATCGTGCGGGTGAGATCGGGTCTTGCGACGGATCTGGGTGCGGTCATGCTGGCGGACTCGATCACACTCACCCCGGGGACGCTCTCGGTGGACATCGACGAGACGAACGACCTCTTCATCCACGTCATCAACATCCCGCCGGGCGAGGAAGGGAAGGACATCGTCGAGGCCGGGGACCTCTTCACGTTCACCGACATCCCGGCCTGGATCCGGAGGATCGCCGAATGA
- a CDS encoding phosphoadenosine phosphosulfate reductase family protein, producing the protein MHRPFLGKNHLHWCDACHVPVLARRCSCGGATREVPLTPPGDVRPAFPSDVETINRIYADCFGAPLIPEGHLALLNKVPDADRMEEVIVGGAVVGAVRYLPKIGRWEAIPRVSALALMQPTRRVVTVDDGAVASIREGASLLAPGLVAIDDAVAAGDEVFLIGRSGEAAGVGRARFPAAEAREMKRGAIVRTRKNTSTPCIPGAAGWERAVEANAAVLAGYELKAIEFVRETAEQHPLPPSVSYSGGKDSLAVLLVVCKAIGKVPLIFADSGLEFPETLANVEEVAARYGLPLEVARHGGKFWEFFEREGPPAIDARWCCAVCKLTPVNELIGERFGECLSFIGQRRYESVRRAASRRIWRNPKIPRQLAAAPLQHWTALHVWLYLFSQDAPYNRLYAEGLDRIGCFMCPASDMAVIERIRELHPDLWSSWEERLEAYRASRGLPPEWSREGLWRQRRGSSHG; encoded by the coding sequence ATGCACCGCCCTTTTCTCGGGAAGAATCACCTGCACTGGTGCGATGCCTGCCATGTGCCGGTTCTCGCGCGGCGCTGCTCCTGCGGGGGCGCAACGCGCGAAGTGCCCCTGACCCCCCCGGGGGACGTCCGCCCGGCATTTCCCTCGGATGTCGAGACGATCAACCGGATCTATGCCGACTGTTTCGGGGCTCCGCTGATTCCGGAGGGTCACCTTGCGCTGCTGAACAAGGTGCCGGACGCGGATCGGATGGAGGAGGTGATCGTCGGGGGCGCCGTTGTCGGCGCCGTCCGCTACCTCCCGAAGATCGGACGGTGGGAGGCGATCCCGAGGGTCTCCGCCCTCGCCCTGATGCAGCCCACGCGGCGGGTGGTGACGGTGGACGACGGCGCCGTCGCTTCCATCCGCGAAGGTGCCAGTCTCCTTGCTCCCGGGCTCGTTGCCATCGACGACGCCGTTGCCGCCGGTGACGAGGTCTTCCTGATCGGGCGATCGGGTGAGGCGGCCGGCGTCGGGCGCGCCCGGTTCCCGGCGGCAGAAGCGAGGGAGATGAAACGCGGCGCCATCGTGCGCACGCGGAAGAACACCTCCACACCCTGTATCCCCGGTGCGGCCGGCTGGGAGAGGGCGGTCGAGGCCAATGCCGCCGTGCTCGCCGGGTACGAACTGAAGGCGATCGAGTTCGTGCGGGAGACGGCAGAACAGCACCCCCTGCCTCCCAGCGTCTCCTACTCGGGGGGGAAGGACAGCCTCGCCGTGCTGCTGGTGGTCTGCAAAGCGATCGGCAAGGTCCCGCTGATCTTCGCGGACAGCGGTCTCGAGTTTCCCGAGACCCTCGCCAATGTCGAGGAGGTGGCGGCCCGGTACGGGCTTCCGCTGGAGGTGGCCCGCCACGGCGGGAAGTTCTGGGAGTTCTTCGAGCGCGAAGGGCCGCCGGCGATCGACGCCCGCTGGTGCTGCGCGGTCTGCAAGCTCACGCCGGTGAACGAGCTGATCGGGGAGCGTTTCGGGGAATGTCTCTCCTTCATCGGCCAGAGAAGGTACGAGTCCGTGAGAAGGGCCGCTTCACGGAGGATATGGAGAAACCCGAAGATCCCGCGGCAGCTGGCCGCGGCGCCTCTCCAGCACTGGACCGCCCTGCACGTATGGCTCTATCTCTTCAGTCAGGACGCCCCGTACAACCGCCTCTACGCGGAGGGGCTCGATCGGATCGGCTGCTTCATGTGCCCGGCGAGCGACATGGCCGTGATAGAGCGGATCCGGGAGCTGCATCCCGATCTCTGGTCGTCCTGGGAGGAGCGGCTGGAGGCGTACCGTGCGTCCCGCGGCCTGCCGCCGGAGTGGTCGCGGGAGGGGCTCTGGCGGCAACGCAGAGGGAGTTCCCATGGCTAG